A DNA window from Drosophila virilis strain 15010-1051.87 chromosome 4, Dvir_AGI_RSII-ME, whole genome shotgun sequence contains the following coding sequences:
- the LOC6627632 gene encoding mitogen-activated protein kinase kinase kinase 7: protein MLNTLTHYDVLSVAFFQYTFEANGEMSEIQLSELVFGEQIGRGSFGSVFKGTYNGDVVAIKTVEETTERKDIEREVIYLAMVDHRNIIKLKGIATENMKTHLIMEYAEGGSLWSLLHESKTPYTLAQGISWLRQAAEGLAYLHRLSERSVIHRDVKPLNMLLDGTRSTLKLCDFGFVRNVQTLMTSRLGTCLYMAPEVFNGQRYTEKCDVFSMGITIWEVLSRKMPYYEQDDLKPIELLRHINDHELRPSLKDLIFECPEQIQTLMQECWDKNPEKRPSMQGIVETLKQF from the exons TATACGTTCGAAGCTAACGGAGAGATGTCAGAAATTCAACTTAGTGAGCTTGTTTTCGGAGAG CAAATTGGAAGAGGCTCCTTTGGATCCGTCTTCAAAGGCACCTATAATGGCGATGTGGTTGCTATTAAAACCGTAGAGGAGACAACTGAGAGGAAGGATATTGAACGCGAGGTAATTTATCTGGCAATGGTCGATCATAGGAACATCATCAAATTAAAGGGTATAGCGACCGAAAACATGAAAACCCACCTAATTATGGAATATGCAGAAGGCGGATCCTTGTGGTCCCTCTTACACGAAAGCAAGACACCATATACACTTGCACAAGGTATAAGCTGGTTACGTCAGGCTGCGGAG GGACTCGCTTATCTACATCGGCTATCAGAGAGATCAGTGATTCATCGTGATGTGAAGCCTCTCAATATGTTGCTAGACGGCACAAGAAGCACTTTGAAACTTTGCGATTTCGGGTTTGTCAGAAATGTGCAAACCCTAATGACAAGTAGACTGGGTACTTGCTTGTATATGGCACCCGAG GTTTTCAATGGTCAGCGATATACTGAGAAATGTGATGTTTTTAGCATGGGCATTACAATCTGGGAAGTTCTGTCGCGTAAGATGCCGTACTATGAACAAGATGACCTTAAACCTATTGAACTCTTAAGACATATTAATGATCACG AGTTACGGCCCTCACTAAAAGATCTAATTTTTGAATGTCCTGAACAAATACAAACTCTGATGCAAGAATGTTGGGATAAGAACCCCGAGAAGCGTCCCTCTATGCAGGGTATTGTGGAAACCTTAAAACAGTTCTAA